DNA from Paratractidigestivibacter faecalis:
GGCCCGGGGCTCTGCTCGCTCACGAAACTCCTCCTCTGGGTACAGAAAGGGCCCCGGCTTGTGGCCAGGGCCCTTTTGAAGTGCATGGAGCTGATGCTACTCAGCGGTCTCCTCAGCCTTGGGCTCCTCGACGGGAGCCTCCTCGACCTTGGTGACCTTGGCGGCCTTGGACTGGACGGGCTCGGTGACGAGCTCCATCACGACGACCTCGGCGCAGTCGCCCTTGCGGGGACCAAGCTTCATGATGCGGGTGTAGCCGCCGTTGCGGTCAGCCCACATGCCCTGAGCGGCCTTCTCGAAGACCTCGCGCACGACCTCCTTGTCACCGACCTTGGCGATGGCAAGACGGCGGGAGTGCAGGTCGCCCTTCTTGGCCCACGTGATGACCTTGTCCACGTCGCCGCGGATGGCCTTGGCGCGGGAGTCAAGGGTCTTGATACGATCGTTCTGGAGCAGGGCGAGAACCAGGCTCTTCTTCATAGCCTTGGTGTGGCTGGCGTCAGTGCCGAGCTTCATGCCCCTCTTCTTGTTGTGACGCATTCTTGCTTCTCCTTATTTCAGGCGGCACCTAGGCCTTGAGGGACAGGCCCATGCTCTCGAGCTTGTCCTTGACTTCCTCGATGGACTTGACGCCGAAGTTTCTGATGTTCAGAAGGTCGTTCTCAGAGAACTCGACGAGCTGGCGGACGGAGTGGATACCGGCGCGCTTCAGGCAGTTATAGGAGCGGACGGAAAGGTCCAGGTCCTCGATCTGCTTGTCAAGCTCGACGTTTTCCTCAACCCTGTTCTGGGCAAAGATTGAGGCGTCCTCGGGCTGCTCGTCCTCCTCGGCCAGCGTCATGAACGCCGACATGTGCTGGTTGATGATGTTGGCGGCCTCGACGACGGCATCACGCGGAGTGATGGAGCCGTTGGTCTCAACCTCAAGAACCAGACGGTCGTAGTTGGTGTGACGACCAACACGGCAGGGCTCGACGACCTTGGCGCAGCGGCGAACGGGCGAGAAGAGAGAATCCACGTGGATGATGCCAATGGGATCGCTCTCGCGCTCGTTGTCCTCACCAGAGACGTAGCCGCGGCCAGTGCCGATGCGCATCTTCATGGTGAGGTGAGAGCCAGCGCCGAGGGTGCAGATGACCTGCTCGGGGTTGACGAGCTCGAACTCGGCCGGGACGTTGAAGTCCCCACCGGTGACGGTCATGGGACCGTCGACGGAGATAGAGGCCTCAGCCTCGTCGCCAGTGCCCATGGAGCGGAAGACAAGGCCCTTGACGTTGAGCACGATGTCGGTGATGTCCTCGTAGACGCCCTCGACAGTCGTGAACTCGTGCTGGACGCCATCAATCTGAATGGCCTCCACGGCCGCCCCCTCGAGAGAGGACAGCAGGACACGACGCAGAGAGTTGCCGAGCGTGTCACCATAGCCACGCTCAAGCGGCTCGGCGCTGACACGCGCGAGGTTCTCGCTGATCTCCTCTACCGACACCTGGGGTCGGATGAATTCGGACATTGCTACCTCCAAACGGGTCGGGCTTACTTGGAGTAGAGCTCGACGATCAGCTGCGCGTCGATATCAAGGTCGATCTGATCGCGCGAGGGGACCTGGAGGACGTTGCCGGAAAGCTTCTCGATGTCAACCTCGAGCCAGCTGGGAACAGCCATGTGCTCGGTGGAGATCAGGGCCTCCTTGATGGGGAGAAGGTCCTTGAACTTGGGGGCGACAGCCACGACGTCGCCAGCCTTGACCTGGTAGGAGGGGATGTCGACGCGCTTGCCGTTCACGGTGATGTGACCGTGACGGACGGTCTGGCGGGCCTCCTTGCGGGTGCGGGCGAAGCCAAGACGGAAGACAACGTTGTCAAGACGGCACTCGAGGATGCTCATCAGGTTGTCACCGGTGATGCCCGGGCGCTTCTTGGCCAGGTCGTAGTACTTGTGGAACTGGTCCTCCAGAACGCCATAGATGAACTTGGCCTTCTGCTTCTCCTTGAGCTGGACGCCGTACTCGCTCTGCTGGCGACGACGACGCTGCGGCTCGCGGTTGGAAGTCTTGTTAATGCCCATCACAACGGGGTCGATGCCGAGCTGGCGGCACCTCTTAAGGACGGGAGTCCTATCAACAGCCATTATTAAATCCTCCTAGAGCTACACGCGGCGACGCTTGCTCAGACGGCAACCGTTGTGCGCGATGGGGGTCTTGTCCTGGATGCCCGAAACCTCGAGGCCGGCGGCCTGGAGGGAACGGATGGCGGTCTCGCGACCAGAGCCGGGGCCCTTCACGAAGACGGCGACCTTGTGCAGGCCGTGCTCCATGGCAGCCTTGGCAGCGGCCTCGGCGGCCAGCTGAGCGGCGAACGGCGTGGACTTACGGGAGCCCTTGAAGCCGACGGTGCCACCGGACTGCCAGGAGATGACGTTGCCCTGGGGATCGGTGATGGAAACGATCGTGTTGTTGAACGTGCTCTTGATGTGGGCCTGACCCACAGCGATGTTCTTACGCTCGGAACGGCGGACGCGCGTGGTGCGAGCGTTCTTCTTCTGCGCCATGTTCTATATCCCCTGTCCTACTTCTTCTTGCCACCGATTTGACGCTTCTTGCCCTTGCGGGTGCGAGCGTTGGTGTGCGTACGCTGGCCACGGACAGGCAGGCCCTTGCGGTGACGGAGGCCACGGTAGCAGCCGATCTCCATCAGACGGGAGACGTTCTGCCTCACCTCGCGGCGAAGATCACCCTCGGTGGTGTAGTTGGCATCGATGAAGTCACGAATCTTGGTGACCTCGTCCTCAGTCAGGTCCTTGACGCGAGTGGAAGGATCAACACCAGTCTCCGCGCAGATCTTGGTGGCGCGGGTGCGGCCGATGCCGAAAATGTAAGTGAGTCCGATCTCGACGCGCTTCTCGCGCGGCAGATCGACGCCGTTAATACGGGCCAACTTGGAGCTCCTCTCTTAGCCCTGACGCTGCTTGTGGCGCGGGTTCTCGCAGATGACGTAAACCTTGCCGTGGCGACGAATGATCTTGCACTTGTCGCACATCTTCTTGACCGAAGGACGTACCTTCATGAGTCATTCCTTTCGGTAGTGCTGATACGAACCTATCTCCTCGCCCAGCCGCTGGCGTGAATATCCCGGCTGACGCAGGACCGACCCCTACTTGTAGCGGTAAGTGATGCGGCCCCTCGTGAGGTCGTAGGGAGAAATCTCCACGACCACGCGGTCACCAGGGAGAATCCTGATGTAGTTCATGCGAATCTTGCCCGAGATGGTGCAGAGAATGGTCTTGCCGTTCTCAAGCTCCACGTTAAACATGGCGTTGGGCAGCGGCTCTACGACCTTGCCCTCAAGCTCGATTGCATCCTGCTTGCTCAAGTTACTCCCTCTCGACGCTGTGACAGCGACTAACAAATATATCGAATTCACAGAGAAACGTCCACGTGTATCTTGGCGTTCATAACGTCTCGACACACGTGGGCGAATCTGCTGTTGTTTGCGCTACTCCAGGCCGCCCTGCATCTCGCACCACGGGCCCCCGTCGTCGCACGTGAGGATGACGGGGCCGTCCTCGGTGATGGCAACGGTGTTCTCGTAGTGAGCCGCGGGAAGCATGTCATCGGTCACGACGGTCCAGCCGTTGGCAAGGACGCTGCACTCGTACGTGCCCATGGCGATCATGGGCTCGATGGCAATGACCATGCCGGCCTGGAGCTTGACGCCGCGACCGCGCTTGCCGTAGTTGCGCACGTCGGGGTCCTCGTGCATGGCGTGGCCGACGCCGTGGCCCACGTAATCGCGGATGACGCCGTAGCCATTGGACTCGGCGAGCTCCTGGACGGCGGCGCCGATGTCGCCGAGACGGTTGCCGGGAACGGCCTGCTCGATGGCGGCCTTCAGGCAATCGCGCGTGCACTCGCAGAGGCCCTTGTACTCGTCGGAGGGGTTGCCCACGTAGAACGTCCAGGCGTTGTCGCCGACCCACCCCTTGTACGTGGCGCCCGTATCGATGGAGATGATGTCTCCATCCTTGAGGACCACCTGGGGAGAGGGGATGCCGTGGACGATCTGCTCGTTGACCGAGGCGCAGATGCTGCCGGGGAACCCGCCGTAGCCCTTGAAGGTGGGCGTGGCGCCATGGAGCCTGATGAAGTTCTCGACGAGCTGGTCGATCTCAAGCGTGGAGACGCCTGGCTTTACCGCGGCGCCCGCACGGCGCAGGGCCGCCTTGGAGATGGAGCCCGCGGCCTTCATCTCCTCGATCTCTTGCGGAGTCTTGATCTTAATCATAGGGCGAGAAGAGCCTTGACGTCGGCATAGACCTCGTCGACGGGACGGTCTCCGTTGACCTCCTTGAGGATGGAGTGACCCTTGTAGTACTCGACCAGCGGAGCGGTCTGGTTCTCGTAGACGTCCAGGCGGTGCCTGATGGTCTCGGGCTTGTCGTCATCGCGCTGGTACATCTCGCCGTTGCAGCGGGGGCAGACGTCGACGCCGGCCGGAGCGGTGTAGCCGCAGGACTTGCAGGTGCGGCGGGAGCTCAGGCGGGCAACCACGGACTCGGAGGGGACGGCGACCAGAAGGGCGGCGTCGAGGTTGCGGCCCATGGCGGCCAGCTCGGAGTCAAGGGTCACGGCCTGGGCGGTGTTGCGCGGGAAGCCGTCAAGAATGAAGCCGTTCTGGGCGTCGTCAGCCTCGAGGCGTTCCTTGACCAGGTCAATGACCAGGGCGTCCGGGACGAGCTTGCCGGCGTCCATGTAGCCCTTGGCCTCCACGCCGAGCTTGGTGCCGGCCTTGACAGCGGCACGGAGAAGATCGCCGGTGGAGATGTGCGCGAAGCCGAACTCGGCAACGAGCTTCTGAGCCTGAGTACCCTTGCCAGCGCCCGGAGCGCCGAGAAGAACGATGTTCACGTTGCTTCAGCCCTTTCGAAAGCAAAAAGAGGGCAGGCAGATTGCCTGCCTGCCCTCGCAGCGAACCTACTTGAAGAACCCGTCGTAGTTATGCATCTTGAGCTGGCTCTCTAGCGAGGAGAGCGTGTCCATTGCAACGCCGACCATGATGAGGACGGACGTTCCGCCGAACGCCTGGATCAAGGAGTTGCCCGTGAACCAGAAGATGATGGTAGGAACGACGGCCAGGAGTGACATGAACAGGGCGCCGGGCAGCGTCACGTGGTCGATGCAGTCCTTGATGTAATCCGCCGTGGCGGCACCCGGACGAACGCCCGGAATGAAGCCGCCCTGCTTGCGCAGCTGGTCGGCGGTCTCCGTGGGATTGAAGACCATCGAGGAGTAGAAGTACGCAAAGGCCACGATCAGGAGCACGGAGAGGACCCAGTTGAGCCAACCCGTGGAGAGCGCGCTTGCAACCGCCTGGACCCAACCGACGGTCGGGAAGAAGACGGCGAGCTGCGCCGGAAGATACAGCACCGCGGAGGCGAAGATGATGGGCACGACGCCAGCGGTGTTGACCTTGATCGGCAGGTAGGTGGACTGGCCACCCATCATCCTGCGTCCGACGACGCGCTTGGCGTACTGGACGGGGATGCGCCTCTGGCCACGCTCCACGTAGACGATCACGGGGATGATGGCGACGATCACGAGGAGCGTGATCACGGTGAGGACGACGTTGCCGGTAGTGGTGACAGACGAGATGAGCGAGGTGGGCAGGCCGGACATGATGTTCGCAAAGATGATGAGCGACATGCCGTTGCCGATACCGCGCTGGGTGATGACTTCGCCGAGCCACATAATGATGATTGCGCCAACGAGCAACGTAAACACCACAATGACGTTCTCGAGCGCCACGGGGATGCCCATGTTGGCGAAGCTCACGCCGTAGCTGCCAAATAGGAACAGGTAACCGACGGCGTTGAGAAGAGCGAGGCCGATCGTGAGGTAGCGCGTGTACTGCGTGATCTTGCGCTGACCGGCCTCGCCCTCCTTAGCAAGCTCGCCGAGGCCCGGGATGACCGCCTGCATCAGCTGCAGAATGATCTGCGCGGTGATGTAGGGCATGATGCCCAGGCTGAACACGGACATGCGGGAAAGGGCGCCACCTGAGAACAGGTTGAGCACAGCCATCGCGCCGTTGGAGGACAGGCCGGCCTGATAGGCGCCGAGCATGTCCTGGAACGGCACACCCGGAACGGGAAGGTAGGCTCCAAAGCGATACAGCAGAAGGATGCCGCACGTGAGGAGGAGCTTCTTCCTCAGCTCCGGAACGCGAAACGCGTTGGCAAGTCCCTTTAGCACTCCGTCTCGACCTTTCCTCCGGCCGCCTCGATCTTGGCCTTGGCGGAAGCGGAGACCTTGTCAACGCTGACGGTCAGCTTCTTGGTGATCTCACCGTTGCCGAGGACCTTGACGGGGATGAACGGCTTCTTGATGACGCCCTTGGCGCAAAGGGTCTCGCCGTTGACGGTCTCGCCATCAGCGTAGATCTCCTCGAGGCGAGAGACGTTCACGGGAGCGTACTCCACGCGGTTGTGGTTGATGAAGCCGGGGAGCTTGGGCAGACGCATGGCGAGCGGCTGCTGGCCGCCCTCGAAGCCGGCGCCCTTGCCGCCACCAGAGCGGGAGAGCTGGCCCTTGGTGCCGCGGCCGGCGGTGGTGCCGTGACCAGAAGAGTTGCCGCGACCGATGCGCTTGCGGTTCTTGCGCGAGCCCTCAGCGGGACGCAGATCGTTGAGCTGCATAGTGAGTGACTCCTAGTTCTCTACAACATCGACAAGGTGCTTGACCTTGAAGATCATTCCACGGATGCTCGGGTTGTCCGGCTGCTCGACGGTGTCGCCGATCTTGCGCAGACCGAGAGCCTTGCAGGTGGCCGTCTGGTCCTTCTTGACGGAGGCGACGGCGCTGCGGACGAGCGTGATCTTGAGGGACTGAGCCATCTCTAGTTCTCCTTCCCGACGAACATCTCGGCGACGGTCAGGCCACGGCGCTCAGCGGTCTGGGCGGGCGTGGAGAGAGCCTTGAGGCCCTCGGCAGCAGCCTTGATGCTGTTGAGAGCATTGTCCGTGCCCATGGACTTGGACAGGACGTTGGTGATGCCGGCAAGCTCGAAGAGCGGACGCACAGGGCCGCCAGCGATGACGCCGGTACCAGGGACGGCGGGCTTGATCAGGACGCGGCCGGCGCCAAAGTGGCCCTCGACCTCGTGAGGAATGGTGCCCTCGCCCGTGACCTCGACGTGGAACATGTTCTTCTTGGCGTCCTCGACGCCCTTCTGGATGGCCAGGGGCACCTCAGCGGACTTGCCCATGCCAAGACCAACGTTGCCCTTGCCGTCACCGACGACAACGAGGGCGAGAAGGGACATGCGACGGCCGCCCTTGACGGTCTTGGAGACGCGGTGGATGTAGACGACGCGCTCCTGAAGATCCGTGTCCTGCTGGCGCTTACGATCTCGTGCCATTGAATCCTCCTAGAACTTCAGGCCCGCGTTGCGGGCACCGTCTGCCAGAGCCTGGACGCGACCGTGATAGAGACGGCCACCGCGGTCAAAGCGGACCGTGGTGACGCCCTTCTCGACGGCGCGCTTGCCGACGAGCTCGCCGACGAAGGCAGCAGCCTCCTTGTTGGAGCCCAGCTTGCCGGTGGCACGGAACTCGGGATCGAGGGTAGAGGCCGCGCAGATGGTCTTGCCATCGACGTCGTCGATGACCTGAGCATAAATGTGGGCGTTGGTGCGGTGGACGGCCAGACGCGGACGATCGGCGGTGCCGGTCACCTTGCCGCGGACACGGCGCTTGCGGCGCTCGAGACCCGCCTTCTTAGCCTGAAACTTGTTCATGCTTACTCCTTAGACGTGCCATCACCTAACGGGGTGATGGTCTTCTGCTATGGCCTAGACTACTTGGCAGCCTTGCCGAGCTTACGACGGATGTGCTCACCCTCGTAGTGGATGCCCTTGCCCTTGTAGGGCTCGGGCGGGCGCTTCATGCGAATCTCGGCGGCAACCTGGCCGACCTGCTCCTTGGAGATGCCCTTGACCGTGATGTGGGTGTTGTCAGGCACGAGGAACTCGATGTTCTCGGGGGCCTTGTAGATCACGGGGTGAGAGTAGCCGAGGGAGAGGTCCAGGTCCTTACCCTTGAGGGCAACACGGTAGCCGACGCCGGTGAGCTCGAGCTTCTTCTCGAAGCCCTCGGAGACGCCCAGAACCATGTTGTGAAGAAGGGTGCGGGACAGGCCCTGCTGAGCGTTGGACTCGGTGGACTCGTCAACGCGGATGACGTTGATCTCCTCGCCCTCCTGCTCGAACTTGATGAGCTCGGAGAAGGAGCGGGTCAGCTCGCCCATGGAGCCCTTGACGGTAACGGTGGTGCCCTCGATCTCGACAGTCACTCCTGCCGGAATCTGGACAGGCTTCTTACCAATACGAGACACGGTAGTCTCCTTTCATTCCTGCCGAGAATTACCAGACGTAGGCGATGACCTCGCCGCCGATGCCCTGCTTGCGAGCATCGCGGTCGCACATCATGCCCTTGGAGGTGGAGATGACGGCGGTGCCGAGACCACCGAGGACGCGCGGAAGCTTGTCGGCGGTGGAGTAGATGCGAAGACCAGGCTTGGAGATGCGGCGGATGCCACGGATGACCTTGGCGTGGCGCTCGCCGTACTTCAGCGTGATGTGGAGGGTCTTCTGGGGGGTCGTATCCTCGACCTCGTAGCCAGCGATGTAGCCCTCCTCGCAGATGACGCGGGCAACCTCGACCAGAACCTTGGTGGAGGGCATGGAGACCTCAGCCTTGTTGGCGGAGTTCGCGTTGCGAATGCGCGTCAGCATGTCAGAAATGGGATCGGTAATCTTCATTGATCCTTCTCCTTCGTTAATGATGAACCTGCGTGTCCGGTTCGCTCACGCCCGTGGCGCAAGCGCCTGGACGCCAGAGCCCTGCGTCCTACCAGCTAGCCTTGCGGACGCCAGGAAGCTCGCCCTTGCTCGCAAGCTCGCGGAAGCACACACGGCAGAGGCCGAACTTGCGATACACGGAGTGGGGACGCCCACAGCGCTGGCAACGGTTCTGCTTGCGCGTAGAGTACTTCGGCTCACGCGACGCCTTGACGATCATCGATGTCTTAGCCACAAATCCTCCTTCAGAGCAATCTTGGAGCCCCGGCTTTGCCGAGGCTTCCTAACAAAGTATTGGCCTACTCCGCCTTGAACGGGAAGTGGAAGGCGTCCAGAAGAGCCTTGCCCTCCTCGTCGGTGGCGGCGGTGGTCACGATGGTGATGTCCATACCACGGGTGTGATCGATCTTGTCGAAGTCGATCTCCGGGAAGATGAGCTGCTCAGTGACGCCCATGGAGAAGTTGCCACGGCCGTCGAAGCTCTTGGCGGAGATGCCGCGGAAGTCGCGGATGCGCGGGATGGCGATGGCGATCAGGCGATCGAGGAACTCCCACATGCGGTCGCCACGGAGGGTGACCTTGGCGCCGATGGGCATGCCAGCGCGGAGCTTGAACGTAGCAATGGACTTGCGGGCCTTGGTGATCAGCGGCTGCTGGCCGGTGATGGCGCGCAGGTCGGCGACGGCACCGTCGATGGCCTTGGAGTCAGTGGCGGCCTCGCCGACGCCCATGTTCACGACGATCTTCTCGATCTTCGGGATCATCATGACGTTCTTGTAG
Protein-coding regions in this window:
- the rplQ gene encoding 50S ribosomal protein L17; the encoded protein is MRHNKKRGMKLGTDASHTKAMKKSLVLALLQNDRIKTLDSRAKAIRGDVDKVITWAKKGDLHSRRLAIAKVGDKEVVREVFEKAAQGMWADRNGGYTRIMKLGPRKGDCAEVVVMELVTEPVQSKAAKVTKVEEAPVEEPKAEETAE
- a CDS encoding DNA-directed RNA polymerase subunit alpha; translation: MSEFIRPQVSVEEISENLARVSAEPLERGYGDTLGNSLRRVLLSSLEGAAVEAIQIDGVQHEFTTVEGVYEDITDIVLNVKGLVFRSMGTGDEAEASISVDGPMTVTGGDFNVPAEFELVNPEQVICTLGAGSHLTMKMRIGTGRGYVSGEDNERESDPIGIIHVDSLFSPVRRCAKVVEPCRVGRHTNYDRLVLEVETNGSITPRDAVVEAANIINQHMSAFMTLAEEDEQPEDASIFAQNRVEENVELDKQIEDLDLSVRSYNCLKRAGIHSVRQLVEFSENDLLNIRNFGVKSIEEVKDKLESMGLSLKA
- the rpsD gene encoding 30S ribosomal protein S4; the encoded protein is MAVDRTPVLKRCRQLGIDPVVMGINKTSNREPQRRRRQQSEYGVQLKEKQKAKFIYGVLEDQFHKYYDLAKKRPGITGDNLMSILECRLDNVVFRLGFARTRKEARQTVRHGHITVNGKRVDIPSYQVKAGDVVAVAPKFKDLLPIKEALISTEHMAVPSWLEVDIEKLSGNVLQVPSRDQIDLDIDAQLIVELYSK
- the rpsK gene encoding 30S ribosomal protein S11 encodes the protein MAQKKNARTTRVRRSERKNIAVGQAHIKSTFNNTIVSITDPQGNVISWQSGGTVGFKGSRKSTPFAAQLAAEAAAKAAMEHGLHKVAVFVKGPGSGRETAIRSLQAAGLEVSGIQDKTPIAHNGCRLSKRRRV
- the rpsM gene encoding 30S ribosomal protein S13 — its product is MARINGVDLPREKRVEIGLTYIFGIGRTRATKICAETGVDPSTRVKDLTEDEVTKIRDFIDANYTTEGDLRREVRQNVSRLMEIGCYRGLRHRKGLPVRGQRTHTNARTRKGKKRQIGGKKK
- the rpmJ gene encoding 50S ribosomal protein L36, which translates into the protein MKVRPSVKKMCDKCKIIRRHGKVYVICENPRHKQRQG
- the infA gene encoding translation initiation factor IF-1; translation: MSKQDAIELEGKVVEPLPNAMFNVELENGKTILCTISGKIRMNYIRILPGDRVVVEISPYDLTRGRITYRYK
- the map gene encoding type I methionyl aminopeptidase, which gives rise to MIKIKTPQEIEEMKAAGSISKAALRRAGAAVKPGVSTLEIDQLVENFIRLHGATPTFKGYGGFPGSICASVNEQIVHGIPSPQVVLKDGDIISIDTGATYKGWVGDNAWTFYVGNPSDEYKGLCECTRDCLKAAIEQAVPGNRLGDIGAAVQELAESNGYGVIRDYVGHGVGHAMHEDPDVRNYGKRGRGVKLQAGMVIAIEPMIAMGTYECSVLANGWTVVTDDMLPAAHYENTVAITEDGPVILTCDDGGPWCEMQGGLE
- a CDS encoding adenylate kinase, whose translation is MNIVLLGAPGAGKGTQAQKLVAEFGFAHISTGDLLRAAVKAGTKLGVEAKGYMDAGKLVPDALVIDLVKERLEADDAQNGFILDGFPRNTAQAVTLDSELAAMGRNLDAALLVAVPSESVVARLSSRRTCKSCGYTAPAGVDVCPRCNGEMYQRDDDKPETIRHRLDVYENQTAPLVEYYKGHSILKEVNGDRPVDEVYADVKALLAL
- the secY gene encoding preprotein translocase subunit SecY; this encodes MLKGLANAFRVPELRKKLLLTCGILLLYRFGAYLPVPGVPFQDMLGAYQAGLSSNGAMAVLNLFSGGALSRMSVFSLGIMPYITAQIILQLMQAVIPGLGELAKEGEAGQRKITQYTRYLTIGLALLNAVGYLFLFGSYGVSFANMGIPVALENVIVVFTLLVGAIIIMWLGEVITQRGIGNGMSLIIFANIMSGLPTSLISSVTTTGNVVLTVITLLVIVAIIPVIVYVERGQRRIPVQYAKRVVGRRMMGGQSTYLPIKVNTAGVVPIIFASAVLYLPAQLAVFFPTVGWVQAVASALSTGWLNWVLSVLLIVAFAYFYSSMVFNPTETADQLRKQGGFIPGVRPGAATADYIKDCIDHVTLPGALFMSLLAVVPTIIFWFTGNSLIQAFGGTSVLIMVGVAMDTLSSLESQLKMHNYDGFFK
- the rplO gene encoding 50S ribosomal protein L15, translated to MQLNDLRPAEGSRKNRKRIGRGNSSGHGTTAGRGTKGQLSRSGGGKGAGFEGGQQPLAMRLPKLPGFINHNRVEYAPVNVSRLEEIYADGETVNGETLCAKGVIKKPFIPVKVLGNGEITKKLTVSVDKVSASAKAKIEAAGGKVETEC
- the rpmD gene encoding 50S ribosomal protein L30, producing MAQSLKITLVRSAVASVKKDQTATCKALGLRKIGDTVEQPDNPSIRGMIFKVKHLVDVVEN
- the rpsE gene encoding 30S ribosomal protein S5, translating into MARDRKRQQDTDLQERVVYIHRVSKTVKGGRRMSLLALVVVGDGKGNVGLGMGKSAEVPLAIQKGVEDAKKNMFHVEVTGEGTIPHEVEGHFGAGRVLIKPAVPGTGVIAGGPVRPLFELAGITNVLSKSMGTDNALNSIKAAAEGLKALSTPAQTAERRGLTVAEMFVGKEN
- the rplR gene encoding 50S ribosomal protein L18 → MNKFQAKKAGLERRKRRVRGKVTGTADRPRLAVHRTNAHIYAQVIDDVDGKTICAASTLDPEFRATGKLGSNKEAAAFVGELVGKRAVEKGVTTVRFDRGGRLYHGRVQALADGARNAGLKF
- the rplF gene encoding 50S ribosomal protein L6, encoding MSRIGKKPVQIPAGVTVEIEGTTVTVKGSMGELTRSFSELIKFEQEGEEINVIRVDESTESNAQQGLSRTLLHNMVLGVSEGFEKKLELTGVGYRVALKGKDLDLSLGYSHPVIYKAPENIEFLVPDNTHITVKGISKEQVGQVAAEIRMKRPPEPYKGKGIHYEGEHIRRKLGKAAK
- the rpsH gene encoding 30S ribosomal protein S8, encoding MKITDPISDMLTRIRNANSANKAEVSMPSTKVLVEVARVICEEGYIAGYEVEDTTPQKTLHITLKYGERHAKVIRGIRRISKPGLRIYSTADKLPRVLGGLGTAVISTSKGMMCDRDARKQGIGGEVIAYVW
- a CDS encoding type Z 30S ribosomal protein S14, yielding MAKTSMIVKASREPKYSTRKQNRCQRCGRPHSVYRKFGLCRVCFRELASKGELPGVRKASW
- the rplE gene encoding 50S ribosomal protein L5; the protein is MADEYTPRLKEQYYATVRDELQKQFNYKNVMMIPKIEKIVVNMGVGEAATDSKAIDGAVADLRAITGQQPLITKARKSIATFKLRAGMPIGAKVTLRGDRMWEFLDRLIAIAIPRIRDFRGISAKSFDGRGNFSMGVTEQLIFPEIDFDKIDHTRGMDITIVTTAATDEEGKALLDAFHFPFKAE